A genomic window from Peromyscus maniculatus bairdii isolate BWxNUB_F1_BW_parent chromosome 1, HU_Pman_BW_mat_3.1, whole genome shotgun sequence includes:
- the Leng9 gene encoding leukocyte receptor cluster member 9 — MEAVADSSEGPPACRFFLEGRCRFGARCRQPHPGAPAPTPEVARPEAGSKKPALRTAADVIQRIRWDPRLDPADFSVGYTDRFLGVQEEPFCAFCWDEPLAALGPGVLAVPQHRIRYFRFRGRLVWDRASRTDLIFGSGSVTGRGPTILDALDGGDEYWPEVALEIPDTEKTGAASEVRDTQDASREEDGNAARTGLGSGLETPKEGGATKESRTELDSGLETPKEGGATRETVPNRTAESGTPDPKECFMGLKEIMNSLETPGATLLPQWQAQAMEAPGLSAEQMESEWVPGAWPDERNPPRQPRPTHFVAMMVTEPGLKAEVVKAQEHLVRIAPSCAAFLVPAQALHLTVALLRLTGPGEEAAAAGALRRALLKPGLQVPSELQFKDLVLLGHHVLCATPSPTLAGMAQTLNQRLEAEGLRVVWPPGGLQPHLTLAKVPHGSQVCIPEPGSILNQELGRQPLGKLWLCRMGRAGHSYLALAEIPLK; from the coding sequence ATGGAGGCCGTGGCCGATTCCTCCGAGGGCCCCCCGGCCTGCCGCTTCTTCCTAGAGGGCCGCTGCCGCTTCGGCGCGCGCTGCCGCCAGCCACACCCCGGGGCCCCAGCGCCAACCCCCGAGGTCGCGCGGCCCGAGGCCGGGTCCAAGAAGCCGGCGCTGCGCACTGCCGCTGACGTCATCCAGCGCATCCGCTGGGACCCGCGCCTGGACCCCGCCGACTTTTCGGTGGGCTACACCGACCGCTTCCTGGGCGTGCAGGAAGAGCCCTTCTGCGCCTTCTGCTGGGACGAACCGCTGGCAGCGCTCGGGCCCGGCGTGTTGGCGGTCCCGCAGCACCGCATCCGCTACTTCCGCTTCCGAGGCCGCCTAGTGTGGGACCGTGCCTCTCGTACTGACCTCATTTTTGGCTCGGGTTCTGTGACTGGACGGGGACCCACCATCCTGGACGCGCTGGACGGCGGGGACGAGTACTGGCCAGAGGTTGCACTAGAGATCCCTGACACAGAGAAGACAGGGGCAGCTTCCGAGGTTCGGGACACCCAGGACGCTTCTAGGGAAGAGGATGGAAACGCGGCAAGAACTGGGCTTGGTTCGGGCTTGGAGACACCCAAAGAGGGCGGGGCAACCAAAGAGAGCAGAACTGAGCTTGATTCGGGCCTGGAGACACCCAAAGAGGGTGGGGCAACCAGAGAGACCGTCCCAAATAGGACAGCAGAGTCAGGAACACCAGACCCAAAGGAGTGCTTCATGGGACTAAAGGAGATCATGAACTCACTAGAGACACCTGGAGCCACACTGCTTCCACAGTGGCAGGCACAGGCCATGGAAGCTCCAGGGCTTTCTGCTGAACAGATGGAAAGTGAGTGGGTTCCAGGAGCTTGGCCTGATGAAAGGAACCCCCCTCGACAGCCCCGGCCCACACATTTTGTGGCAATGATGGTAACAGAGCCTGGGCTGAAGGCGGAAGTGGTCAAGGCCCAAGAGCATCTGGTCCGGATTGCCCCTTCTTGTGCGGCTTTCCTTGTACCTGCGCAGGCCCTGCACCTGACAGTGGCCTTGCTGAGGCTGACAGGCCCTGGGGAGGAGGCCGCAGCAGCTGGGGCTCTGCGGAGGGCCCTCCTGAAACCAGGGCTTCAGGTACCCTCTGAGCTGCAGTTCAAGGACTTGGTTCTTCTGGGCCATCATGTGCTCTGTGCCACACCCTCCCCCACACTGGCAGGCATGGCCCAAACTCTGAATCAGAGGCTAGAGGCTGAAGGGCTGAGAGTGGTGTGGCCCCCAGGGGGACTACAGCCACACCTCACCCTGGCCAAGGTGCCACACGGATCCCAGGTTTGCATCCCAGAGCCTGGGTCAATCCTGAAccaggagctggggaggcagCCCCTAGGGAAACTCTGGCTGTGCCGTATGGGCAGAGCAGGGCATAGCTACCTGGCCCTGGCTGAGATTCCCCTAAAGTGA